The DNA sequence gtggTTTTTGTTGATCTCCGGTGACCccctgggaaaaaaaatcagtcaaccCTTATGGGGGTCGcgaccctcaggttgagaaccacccaTTGTAGACTCTTCTGGTGTCTTTTACCTGCCTAATATTGGGGGCTGTCGTGCAGGTAGCCACGATGTCTGAGATTTACCTCTCTGGAAGATGGCGGAAGGTGAAGTGCTCGCAGCCGGTATCTCACTGTGCTCTCACAGCTTCTCTGCTCACGCCCTGCAGGCTACCTCCTCGCCTTGGGTCCCTTGCTCTTTATCAGCATATGCGATGTGTGGCTGCAGCTCTTCTCTCACGACCAGGCTTACGCCATCAACCTGGCCGCCGTGGGCACTGTGGCCTTTGGTTGCACAGGTAGGGAGTGGGGCCGGGATGCATCAGGAGGACTGAGCCCAAGCACCCTGTGGCTCTGTACAGGTGGCACACTGTACAGGATGAGTCACCCTAGTTCTGGGCATGCGTCCATACACCcagagtgtgcatgcacacaggctgTCACATACACTAAGGTCACTCTCAAGTGGCTCAGGGAGGTGCAGCTACCTGGTTCTCTTGAACCCCTGATTCTgaccctcctgtttccacctcgttagtgctaggattaaaagtatgcacgcgcgcacacacacacacacacacacacacacaatccagttTGTGCAGTGCTAGGCGTGGGACTAGGGCTTCATGGATGTTAGGCAAACTCTATTCTAACTAAGCCACACCCCCAAAACCACTCCCctctttattgagacaggatctcatgtggtccaggctggctttgaactcctaatcctgtTGCCTCCAGCTCCCAACATTACACGTGTACACAGATCTCTCTTGCCTTTGCTGCATGGTCCAAACCCATCAGAAGTGGAGGTGGAGGCTGTGTTCCAGGCAGCCACTATAGGGTGGGGAGAGTTTAGCTTGACAGCCCTATTTCAACCGATAGCCTCTGTCACTGCAGCTGGAAGAAAGGCTGAGAGTAAGCTCGCCCTGTCTCATCCAGCAAGGGTCATGTATCAACTCTGCTCCCATTAGCCAGGACTTGTCAGTGACATTGAACCCCAGGGGCAGGAAGGTGACCGTGCTCCCTAAACTTTTTGGGGCAACactgtttctttcctgtgtttctgtaTGGCCGTGGTAAACCTCACATTGCCTCTGGTGCGAATTCCTGCCTTCTAGTGCCAACATAGCACAGAAGGTCCACACTTGCCTCCGAGGCAATCAGAGGCACAAGGTATCTGACCACGTCCCCCTCTCTCTTAAGTGCAGCAATCTAGCTTCTATGGCTACACGGGATTACTGCCCAAGAGGTACACGCAGGGTGTGATGACTGGAGAGAGTGAGTATTGAGACCCTTCCCCCAAGGGGCACCGGTCTGGGGACACCATTGGGCATGCTCTGGTTGGGGAAGTGAGCCGGAAAGGCACACGCTGGACTATGGATGGGGACTATGGACGGTGAAGGATGGACCCCCGGGGTGGGAGGgatatgtgcacacacctgtgtatGCCAGGGTTCTAGAGTGTGAACAGCGTGTGAGGTTGGGAAGTCATAGCTGCAGTAAGCTTGGGGACAGgcatattttgtgtgtctgttgtgtgacttttccctGAGGGATATGAACAGATAGGGCATACATTctgcacaacaacaacaacaaccagcccCACCCCATCTAGCTTTGGAGAGTTCATTTGACTGATTCACAGGAGTGTGGATAACACAAAGACAGCTGCACTGAGAAGCCCACCCCAGCCCAGGTTACGTTAACTCAGGACAGCGGTGTACCCTGGGCTCCCGGCACAGCCTGAAGGCAGCTCTGCTGTGGGGAGACTCCCCTTTCCATGGCAATTGTTACTGGTTGGCTAATCTTGAGAAGGGGCCTTGAGAATCTTGTGCGGTTCAGCTggacttgcaatctttatatCTTTATTCCCTGAGTCTTTTTgagcccctccccccttcctctaaGAGGACGTGTTTCAACTTTGGAAATTTGcaacattgtatgtgtgtgagtgcatgtgcctgGGCAAGTGTGCTGAGGCTTGGCTTGCTCAGGCCTGTATCAGCTGGCTCCACTCAGGACCAAGCCTTTCTCAGATCCTTCCCATTCACCAACCACCCTGCTTAGTACTTAATTGCTTGTCTGCAAAGCCACCTCCCAGATTCCCCTTTCTGATACCCAGCACCTTGCTCAAGCCTGNNNNNNNNNNNNNNNNNNNNNNNNNNNNNNNNNNNNNNNNNNNNNNNNNNNNNNNNNNNNNNNNNNNNNNNNNNNNNNNNNNNNNNNNNNNNNNNNaactcactttgtagaccaggctggcctcgaactcagaaatccgcctgcctctgcctcccgagtgctgggattaaaggcgtgcgccaccacgcccggcactcaAGCCTGAAGTTTATCCAGTGCTCAGACCCCAAAAGACCCCTAGACATGCCCTCCGGGTACAGTCTGAGTCTACTAGGTCTTGCCTTCTATTCTGTAGCTAGTCACAATGAGACAAGCAACCGGGCTTAGCCAGTGCCATCCTCAGAGGCTGCTCTCCATGGCCCCTCCATGGCAGCCTGCTGTGGGCTCCTTCTGCCACGTGCTGCCTGGTACATCAAACCGTACCACATAAGGCTAACTTCTGGGAGGCGGCCAGCACACAGGTGGCTTTGCAAGCCTGCAGATTTTTTGTGGTTgggctgagacagggtctcttgtagcccaggctggcttgcaACTATgtatagctgaggataaccttgaactcctgatgcccCTGCTCCCgattcctgagtgttggggttcTAGGCACGTGCCGCCCTACTATCTTTACACTGTGTTGGGACCAGGATGCCATGCACGCTTAACAaaaactctaccaactgagccacgtTCACACCCGAAACCGGTAGATTTTTACAGTGGAATCTGTGAGGCTGGCCCATGAGGATGGTGGATCCCTTTGGAACTGTAATGCAGTAGCCGAGAGCTCCCCTGAGACAGACTTGTTCAGAGCCCTGTCCATCTTCATCAGCACATGGTGGACAGAACAAGTCCTGCCTCACATTGCCCTGTGGCTGTGGGTTGAACTCAGGCAAACCTTCATGGGTTATCTGCGGCCAACTTGCCCACCCTGACACCCTCCTCCAGCTGGCCCTtgctctgggggtgggagggacctCTCAGTATTTCACACGTGCTCAAGCCTCTTACCTGTTTGATGTGCTCGCTCTCAGTCCGTGTGCCTGGCTCCTGTGTACTGCAGACTTAACTGCAGGCTCAGCTGTCCCCTTCCAGGATAAGATGCTCCGATCCTTCCCCCTCTCACCACATCCTCTGCCCGGGCGTACACCCTGTACCACTgttatgtgtttctgtgtcttgTCTGTGGCCTCTTGCCATCAAGCCTAGGAAGGCAGGAGCCTTGTGTCCTCCTTGTAGGGAGCAGCTCAAGTCAAGGCAGGATGCCCAACAAGAGCCTAGTGATGGTGCCCATGGTGTGTGAGTGGATGGCAGAATCAGACAGGGGTTGTGGGGGGGCCCTGGGGGAAGGGGAGCTGAAGCAGGCTGGATGGATAGACAGaggggtggggctggtgagagCAGATTCAtcagggctgggggcagggagacaAGGAGAGGGGTTGCAAGTGGCTGGAGAAGGCTTAGAGAGAAGCCCAGACAAGATGGAACTGGTAACTGGTGGGGCTTGGCAATGTAGGGAGGGGCTAGGAGGAGCCAAGGCTTGGACAGGGTGCAGGCTGTGGGGTCTTGTAGGATGATGGGCCAGTATGGACCAGGTGCTGTGGGTGGGGGGCCCGGGACAGTAGGAGGATGGAGCGGAGAGGACCCAGTGAGGAAGGGCTGGTggatggggtggagtggggtggagcAAGGGTGGTAGAGCATCAGAGGGTGGCGCGGGTGATAGAGGCTTCAGGAATGTTGATGTGCCACTGCCTCCCTCCAGGCACGGCAGGGGTGATGATCTCTCTGAGTCGAATCCTCACTAAGCTGCTGCTCCCGGACGAGCGGGCCAGCACCATCATCTTCTTCCTGGTGTCTGCGGGCTTGGAGCTCCTGTGCTTCCTGCTGCACCTGCTGGTGCGGCGCAGCCGTTTTGTGCTCTACTATACCACTCGGCCCCGTGACAGCCGCCCCGTCCGGGCAGGCTACCGAGTGCACCATGATGTCGCATCCGGAGACATCCACTTTGTAAGTGTcgtggcctggcctggcctccttCTCCCACACAGGCGCCTGAAGAGTTCCTCGTCGGCCCTGTTATTGATCCCTCAGTCTCGAGCTGCAGGTTTGTTTCTGTACCCTGAGAAATTCCATTCTGTGGATCACCTTCCATGACACCCTGTTGGGACAGTAGGAAGTGAGGGCTTTCCAGCCTATGGCCAGGGAGAAGAGCCCGGGATCTGTGGTAAATTAACAGAACCTCAAAAGTAGGATTAATGGAAGCCAGGGGACTCCTATAATGAGCCCCCTTCCATTACAGCTCAGGAGTTGCCTCTGTGAGGACCCGAACATAGATCATTACTtcgttttttttcctttttaaatattttttattaggtattttcctcatttacatttccaatgctatcccaaaagtcccccataccctccccccccatccctcttcccacctactcccactttttggccctggcgttcccctgtactggggcatataaagtttgcatgaccaatgggcctctcttcccagtgatggccgactaggccatcttttgatacatatgcagctagagacaaaagctccggggtactggttagttcatattgttgttccacctatagggttgtagttcccttcagctccttgggtactttctctagctcctccattgggggcccagatCATTACTTCTTACTACCAACTCCTTGGATTAGCCGATCTGCAGTTCTGCAGTTCTGGAAAGCTAGAGCGCCATCTGGTGGTCACATTCTGCATTACCCTTCCACCCAGCTCCAGCCCAGGTTCCAGGGCTGTGTGACTTAAGGCTCTGTGACTTAAGGCTGGGCggagggaagcagggcaggtAAATAGTATCCCTTGATAAGGAAGTGCATACAGCAAGTGCTAACTTAATGTCTAGATGACTGTGGCTCCACCATTTGCTCTGGGTATCTGACCCATGACTCCCATCATTCTTTGACACACAGGAGCACCAAACTCCAGCCCTGTCCAGCAGCAGGTCCCCGAAGGAGAGCCCGGCTCACGAGGTGACCCACAGTAACAGTGGAGTCTACATGCGTTTTGATGTGCCCCGGCCACGAGTCAAACGAAGCTGGCCCACCTTCAGAGGTAACTGTGATACTGTGGAGTCCGGTGGCGTCCGTGGCTGTCACCCGGGCTGAGACAGCAGGGGCCCCATGAGCGCCAGCCTCTAACattcctcactcccctccccccaagccctGCTGTTGCACCGATACGTCGTGGCGCGGGTCATCTGGGCCGACATGCTGTCCATTGCGGTAACCTACTTCATTACACTGTGCCTGTTTCCGGGCCTGGAGTCCGAGATCCGCCACTGCGTGCTGGGGGAATGGCTACCCATCCTGGTCATGGCCGTGTTCAACCTGTCAGACTTTGTGGGCAAGGTGAGCCACAGGGTGGCTTTGGGGAACCCTAGGAAGGCTCTGGTATTTCAGGCTGAGGGTACGGGTGGGAAGAATGGTAGCTGTGAGTGTCACCATCTCTAACACTGTCCTATGGAGTATGGCCCCTGCCTGGTCTCTTTGGTATCAACTGTGCTTCAGGCTAGAATCAgccctgattctcctgccccaCAGTCACTCGTGGATCTGTCTGAGGATGACACAGGCACAGGCTGCCAGCTGGGCAGCACATCTGTCACACAAGTAGGTAGGGCACTCCAGTGGCACCCTAGCCATGCTGCAGCTCATGTCTCTTTGCAGACAGCTTGCTGAATACTGTGGAGTATGCAGAGTGGGACCCAGGACCTTGGCCTTGTggggcaagcattctaccactgagctacactacAAGCCCTTCACCAGGAGTgctctagaatcccccagtgaggggctggggcgtggctcagtggtagatcacctgcctagaatccccagtgaggggctgggatgtgggtcagtggtagagcccctgcctagaatcctttAGGGAAGTATTGGGAGGGACCAGAGGCATAGCTCACCAttagagtgtttgtctagcataTTCCAGGTTTCACCTTCTATCACCAGTACTGTAAAGGGGGCAGGTTATGAGATGGTGCGGCCCTTGTGAGGTAAGCTGGACCCAGTCAAGGTTGTCAGGCACAGGGTGTAACTGGAGGGCCTGGCTGGCAGAGAGACGGGCTCATGGCTGGGTGGGTAATCCCAGACTCCCTGCTCTCTGCAGATCCTGGCAGCCCTGCCTGTGGACTGGCGGGGCACTCACCTGCTCGCCTGCTCTTGCCTGCGTGTGGTCTTCATCCCCCTCTTCATCCTGTGTGTGTACCCCAGTGGCATGCCCGCCCTCCGCCACCCTGCCTGGCCCTGTGTCTTCTCGCTGCTAATGGGCATCAGCAATGGCTACTTTGGCAGTGTGCCCATGATCCTGGCAGCTGGAAAAGTGAGCCCCAAGCAGCGGGAACTGGCAGGTAAGACCCATGGGACCCACGTACGTAAGGGCTTGAGCCTGTACACCTAGCGCTCTCCTAAGCAGCGGGACATGATGCTGCCCACATTTGCGGGGTTACAGTTCTGAGATAGAGATGGCCAATAAACCGAGGCAACAGACAGATGTGTTATGTCTCACGGTTGTAAGTCCTAGGGGCTATTAGTCTGAGAAGTTAGGGCAGATGCAAGGACTGGGGAGCCATGATGTAAAGAGAACAATCTTGCAAGATTTTTCTGAGAAGATGGCTTTTGAGCAAAATCCTGgaggaagaaatgaggaagaCAGATACAGGAAGCTGTAAGGAATGGCATCTAAGCAGAGGGAGCCATGTGTGCAAAAGTCCTGAGACATggcccagtggtagagcacctgcctagaatcccccagtgaggggctaggggcgtggctcagtggtagagcatttgcctagaatcccccagtgaggggctgggggcgtggctcagtggtagagcatttgcctagaatcccccagggaggggctgggggcgtggctcagtggtagagcatttgcctagaatcccccagggaggggctgagggcgtggctcagt is a window from the Mus caroli chromosome 5, CAROLI_EIJ_v1.1, whole genome shotgun sequence genome containing:
- the Slc29a4 gene encoding equilibrative nucleoside transporter 4, with product MGSIGSQRLKEPCVAATSDQSVVTSFSFDNFQLETTAEGAQDPGIRVRGVPTFTDSAVEEPVPDDRYHAIYFAMLLAGVGFLLPYNSFITDVDYLHHKYPGTSIVFDMSLTYILVALAAVLLNNVVVERLNLHTRITTGYLLALGPLLFISICDVWLQLFSHDQAYAINLAAVGTVAFGCTVQQSSFYGYTGLLPKRYTQGVMTGESTAGVMISLSRILTKLLLPDERASTIIFFLVSAGLELLCFLLHLLVRRSRFVLYYTTRPRDSRPVRAGYRVHHDVASGDIHFEHQTPALSSSRSPKESPAHEVTHSNSGVYMRFDVPRPRVKRSWPTFRALLLHRYVVARVIWADMLSIAVTYFITLCLFPGLESEIRHCVLGEWLPILVMAVFNLSDFVGKILAALPVDWRGTHLLACSCLRVVFIPLFILCVYPSGMPALRHPAWPCVFSLLMGISNGYFGSVPMILAAGKVSPKQRELAGNTMTVSYMSGLTLGSAVAYCTYSLTRDAHGSCFQTATAAANDSIPVGP